Within Ascochyta rabiei chromosome 4, complete sequence, the genomic segment ACGACTACATCGGCTTCCCAGCTGGCCTGCGACAGCACCGTCCACTGGAAGACCCTGCCAAAGACATTCACTTCCTCACACAGCTCCACGTCTACATGATTGCAGCTGTCCCGTACGATAACCTCTGGCTTCACTACAACCCCGCTCACAAAGTCGACATCACCCCTCTCGGCAACTTTGACAAGGTGGTCGCACAAGCTCGAGGTCGCGGCAGTTACTGCATGGGCAACCATGTCCTTCTTAACCACATCCTTCGCTTCTTGCAGTTTCCCGTTTACCTTGGGCCCGCCCGAACCAGGCCACGAGTTGACTCCATTCCGCAAGGCGAATTTCCTGGCTGGATCCACCTTGTGAACATCATCACGCTCTCTGACGGCCAGGTGTGGACCATGGATGTTGGCTTTGGTGGCGATGGTCCAACAAAGCCCATGCCGCTGGTTCACGGTCAGCCGCAGGTCAACCTTGGTGGCCAGGAGGTGCGCCTCATCCATGATTGGATTCCCACCCAGTTACATCGCACAGAAGCGAGCAAACTGTGGATATACGAGTACCGCAATGGGAAAGACAAGCCATGGAATTCGTTCTATGCTTTCTCGGAAACAGAGGCAATGGAGGCCGACTTCCACGTCATCAACCACTTCACCGGAACGAGCCCGGACAGTCATCACACTATCACGCAGCTGCTTGTCAAATTCCTCAGAAGAGAGATGGAAGACGGCTCTGGTGATCAGGAGATCTACGGCAAGCGCATGTTGGTCAATGAGGTGGTGAAAGAGAATCTCGGCGGTAGGACCAAAATTGTAGAGGAGTGCAAGATAGAGGAAGATAGAGTAAAGGTACTCAAGGAGTGGTTCGGCATAACGTTGACCGAAGAAGAAAAACAAGCTATCAAGGGCACAGCAACGGAGCTCAAGTAAGCACCTGCCTTTCCACATCTCCTTAGCTTGTGTGTATCTCGATCTTGATTTGCTCAGGATAGACCAGTAATTAGAACACAACCATGACAGAATCTTCGCTGCTGCTCACTCACGTCATACACCCGGTTTGCCCAAGACCAAGAGACAAAGTGTAAACGTAGCGAAACTGCAAGCGTGCTTGTCACAGAGCGCGTGACGGTTTCAGGGGCTTGCTTTGTGCGTATCTTAGGCTATAAAGATTGAGGGTGTCAACTCCGCTCTGGTGTTGTAGGATAGAAGACATAGGGACTCCATCAGGAAGCAAGCAGGGTTTCGTCTGCCAGGTCCACGCTGCACTTTCACCATCCCCATGTTGCGTTGTGGCCTGGTCCTCCAGATCCATTTTCACTTGCTTTTCTGTCCTCTCCCTGCGACTATATGTAATAAATATTGCATTCGTTCTGGACAGCTCCAATCACGTCTCCTTTTCTTTCCCAACTTCCGAACCTCGCGTCAACATGTCTACTACGCAGCGGGAGACCGCAAATCCATGGCGCCCAAACATGGTATACAACCCACGAAGAAGCCCTCAAGATGCTCCTGGGCTATTAGGGGACTTCATCGAGAAGTCTGCTACAACGTTATACCGCGCCTACATCCCAGACACCCCCAACAAAGACTTTGGACCAATGATGGCCAAGGCCACGTACTATGTCTTCACAATCGTGAGTGAATGCCACTGCTATGTCTGTTCGTTTTGACTGACGATTTGTAGGATCTGTTCGTTGTCGATGAAACAACTCGCAACGGCTTCTTCGCACGACTACACAGTCGGACAACACCAAGTTCCGCTATCGCTACGATCTTTGAAGATCATGGCCTAGTCAACCTCCTCTGCGTACTGGGGGGCGTACGAAACGCTGTTCTCGACCCGGTAGCTGCTTCTCGGGCTGAGCGACTGGTAAGTCTCTCTTTTATTCACCGTCCTGCGCGTTCTAACGATCAGCAGATTCTCTACCACCGACATCCAAACATGCTCGATCAGCTAGTCTGGGCAATCGTACATCCGGACGATGGCCATCCAGGTGTTCAGCAGGATGTCGATGATCGCTTTTTCGTGGCGGTCCTGCTCGTCCACCACTTCAAGCACCACGGTGGTCTAGTGCTGCCCAATCTTGAGGCTGCTCGCTCGAAGGAGGCTGCGCATCAAATACTGGTCGATAGCTATAAGGTGCGCGGAAATTCCAGTACTGACCTCATGATGCACTACCCCAATTGGTAAAAGCATCCGTGCTAAGCTTTCAAGGAGCGCTGACTGACAAGTGTTACAGGCGTGACAGTCTGACTGTCCACCGACCACCGGGTCTGGGTGGATCATTGGCAGCTCTGACCGTAGTACCAACGCTGCTGCTAAGTCCATCGAGTGGTCCAACTTCGCCTGACAAAACAGGCAGTCTCGGTACGATCGGTGATAGCCGCCGTCAATTCTGATATGAGACGCTGGACTGGGGTGCCGATCAGCAGCAATCTGGCCGCTGCTGGACAGGGATTCAAGGAGGAATCAGTATTCTAGAAGCAGGGAGATGGACGCCCAAAGTCCAATTTTTAATGACAGAAAGACGAATTCTATGAGCCTATTCCAACCAATCGCATGATTCAGACGGGTCTACCTTTGCTTTGCATCGCTGAAAAAAAAACCAAACAAACTCAAAGAACACCGTGCGCAATCGAAAATTGTGAAAACAAAACACATTTCCCCCGCACCACCCTCGCCAGCTGATGGCAAAATGCGATAGAGGATTCATTGCGTAGCAAGGAGCCATAGAGACCTACACAGAAGAAAAGACTGCAAACGTCCACTATCAGAATCGAACAGGGGTCGTTCAGTTCTTAGCAACCTTCAACTCATAATATCTGATGCTGTGAGACGACTTCTGGTAAGTGCTAGACGGTTTTATGGAGGCGTGTTGGACTGTGAAAGAGGAAATAATAGCCACGCTTTTTATATGCTGATGTTCTTTCTCGAAAACTGGGTCTTACCTTGTTTGCAGGGAGCGTGGTCCCTTCCCTTGACCGGAAGCCTTTGCAGAGCACACCTTTGCGATTGCTAGTTTGTCTTTGTTATTTGGACGCTGCAAGCGGTTATACTCGTGACCGAAGCAACCGTATGGACGTACTTAACACAGCGTTTCACACTCGTTCCCTAGATCCTTATTGTCTCATACATGGCTATGATAAATTACTCCATTCCTAAATTTGGGTTCGATCGATACCCTGAGTACTTCGGCATATCCCATCTGAAGGCATGGTTCTGACGCCTTTGGCAGTATTCGCAAGCTCTGCAACTCCAGTCGTTTGCAATCTCGAGATGAATGGGCTTTGCTTGTCCACATTTGACGTTGAGTCAAGGTTACTCACCTTAAGCTAGTACGCCCTTTCACTCCATTTTCGTCGACCATGGCCACCGCATATAGTCTTATACCTACAATTCCCCCATCCTACCCACCTGACAGCCTCGATCCAACTACCACATATACTACAACATCTTGCAAACTATATACCAGGTACATGGACACCACAACTGTCTAGAGAATACTGCTTACTCTCGCACAGTACAATGGCTACCTTCATTGACTTTTCCTTCGCTGTCGACGCTGCTCGCGAAAGGCGCGTCAGGACTGAACGCCCCGCTGAGGCCGAGCGTGTTGACGCCCAGATAGCTGCAGAAGAGCAGTGTCGCGAACAGGAGGCAGCGTTTCACCGTCAAGGGCTCAATGAGCCGCACAGATGTAATTATTCCGCTTCTTGGTATTTTATCATGAAATTGACTGGGGGCGCAGCAACGCTCGGCACTGACAAGTCACTGCCGCCTACACCATCAGCCACGACCTTCTTTGCCGCACCACAAGCTGCAGACATTGCGAACACCAAAGCGGAGCAAGTGCCTGCCCTGCCAAGGCTGGGTAGGCGGCAGAGAGCAAAGGAGTTTTTCCGTCCTGGACTGCGCAAGAAGCGCGTTGCAGAGGAGTTTGCGATCATGCAACTCATCGCTCCAGAGGTAGAGCATTCTGCTGAGGCGCCGTCACTGCCGGGCGCTGGTCTATTGGAGCTCCGGGTGAGAGAGGAGAAGCCGTTATATATCTCGCCCATCGAAGAAGAGTTCGATGCGGATGTGACGCGAGCAGGTGATGACGGCGAGATCACCGCGCTGCCGTCACTCCCTGGCCACCGCTGTCGGGTCCGAGCTTGTCCTTGGAGATTTCAGGAGCAATTGGACGAGCCATCAGCAGAAGACCTAGCTGACTATGCGATGGATGAGGATGAAGCGGCGTACGACGCTCCAGGGAATCGACACCGATCGAACCAGGACATCATCGACCTCATCCGACGAGGCCACCGGGCAGCCACACAAGATCGCGGCTCCCCCCGCCAAGTACCAGGACTTCCGTGCCCTGCTCGAATCCCTCGGTAAGGGTGGAGAGATGGGTGAGGAGCACCACGACTCGCTGACGGTCACGACCAACGCCATCGTCAAGGAGCTCGCCGAGATGGCCGTCGTCATCTGCATGACCCCCGACGTCACCTCCCAGACCCGCGCACACACCCTCCAGCAACCGTTCGCCATCCTGTACGACGAGGCCGGTAAGATCAATGAGACGGGGGTGGTGGCTGGACTGGTCTTCGCCTATTAATACGACAAGAGCAACGGCCCGCTTAAGATCCTTCCTGGTCCTCCCATCCCCCACATCCTGTTCGGCGACATACATCAACCCCCTCCCGTCCTCGGCCGCGACGCGCAGAGCCATCCGTTCGGGCAACAGAACAGCGTCTCTGTCTTCCAGCGCTGGGTGCTCGCTGGCATGCTCACCATCTGGCTCTAGGAGCAGCACCAATCAAACCAGGACATTATTGATCTCGTTAACTACGTTCACCCTTGCGGCCGCATAGGCGTAGCCGCCGGCGTCAGCACCCGCCCCGCTGCTCTCACGGCGACCAAGTGCGCCAGAGACATCTTCCACTCGGACAAGCGCGTCGTCTTCATAAAGCTCCGCGGCACGACCGAGGTCCTCCCCACCACCAAGTCGCGCTACAACGACGCCTATGTTGTCCCCGTCATCTCTGCCGCCTGCAAGATCATGGCCCGCGCCCGTCTGCCACTGCCGGCAGAATGGATTGCGACGATAAGACGTGAGCTATTAAGGGTGGTGGGCATGGGCTTTGAACACCTTCAGCCACCAGCGCGTACAGCGTTCCTTCCTCTGCCTGACTTATCATTACCGGGCCCTCCTCTTCCTGACGGCCTAGCGTGAAGCCGACGAGTAAAATGGACGGAGCGTTTATCATGTGCAGACGGCGCTCGGCAGTGAAACAAGAGACAATTCATTATATACATTGGAATGCGAGAAGTCGGGTTGGCTTCGGCGGATAGCGAAGATGAGCTTTGCAAGATACATAAAAATCTGTCGCAGTGAAGGATAACGGTCATGTGAGCTCACTGCGGATCAAGCGGACTACAGACCCAACCAGGGTCGGACCAGGTGATTAGATCAATCACACTTTAAGACTAGGGCGTAGGCAGCAACGTATATAGGCTTGATCCTTCACTTAAATAATCAGACAAGGAACCTGATCAATTCTTTCACTTCGATCCTCTTGTCTAGTTATCTCAGCTCCAACAAAATCAAAATCACCCATCGACCTACCCCATAGTGTTGTTCATCCCACACCAGTTCGCGTAAAAATGCAACATCTTCATTTAAGCAAGACCTGCCACGCGCAAGACAGGACCAGGATGACGCGGTCATTCCCACCCCCGGGCACGCATAGACAGACCGGTACCCGTCTAAGCGACACGGAACCCGTGGCCTGAACATGCAGCAAGTACAGACGATGCAGGCAAGTGTCAGAAGTCAGATCGGGAAAGTGGAGTAAAACCCGATTATTGCCTCAGAACAGACACAACCGTATGCGGGTGACTACTTCTTCCTTTACAGACGCGGCGAGGCGCCCCTGTCTATTCACCTTTTACGAGGGGATAGTTGGATGGAATGTAGTCAGACTGCCAAATCTGGCAGGAGATCCGAAGACATTGAGAGGACTTGGGACTATTGTCTGACCTGTAGGCTGCAGCTAAGCCTTCTGAGAAGCACCTGCCTTGCCTGATGGAGATCAATCAAGTTGTGTGAAGTGTATAGGCCGTTGGAGATAGGAAGAAGTTGGTTTTTCCTTTGAGTACTGGGTCTCACCGTGCCTACCCCGGGTGCACGCTAACGAAAATAGGCCAGGGCTCAAAGAAAGAAATGACCTTCTTCGTGCGAGCGTTATGGCAAATGAGGTGAGGTGTGGGATGCAGCCACGCGCCATCTCGAATCAAGGGTGGGGATACCGAGCCACCGACGCATGCCGCACGCCGTTCGGTCTGCCTCGCTCTGGGCTGGAAAATCTTctcacctccaccaccaccggtGCCGATACCGGCAGACACTGCACGCCCGAGACAGCCCCAACATCAGCCGAGATGGAGTGGAGACATTGTGCTGTCATACAAAATCAGTgtttgggggggggggggttaGTTTAAGAGCGATTGCGGCTGGGTACATGCGGCTCAGAATGGAGTGCGGAAGGCTCGCAAGAAGGGCCGTGCATGAGCAGACTAGCGGTTTGAGATGCTGTGCATTCTGAAGCGAATGTCAAGTGTGGGGAAGCCGTCGCGATGAAACATGCGAGACTGTGATCTGACAAGGAGCCAGGCCCCTTCCGTTTGTTGGTGGCTGCACGAGATGTCGTCGACAGCCTGCAGTACCTGTTGTCTATTGACAATCAGTTCATCCCGCACCCCATCTGCGGGCGCTTGCCGAATAAGGAAGGGATCAGACCCAAGTAAGTAAATGCTGGATGTAAGTAGGTAAGCAATGAAGTCAGCCCTCATGCCCTGAGCCCCCACTTCCTTTGATTGTTTACACCTGCACAGTGAGAGATCCGCTTAGCCATCTAAAAGATGCGGCAGTGTCTTCATTCAGGTCTCAGCGCCTTGCATTGGTGTCGTGCTCTGCAGCATCTTACCACCGCGACTAGGCCAGCATACAAGGGCGCCTGAATCTCATGCCAAGTTGATTTCGCCCATTCAATACATCCCTAAGCAGACCCAAACGTACAGCTCAAGGTGAATTCGGCATTGGCGGATTCAAGCTATCTAGCTATAGGCACGTATCTGTGTTGCAGCTACTTTTGGACGTGTTTTGGCGGCGCAAATCAAGCTGGGAGAGTTCACACGCTAGTGATGCTGATGTGAGAAGCCCTGCGCTTCTCCAGGAACGGCTGCAGGCATTGCCCAATCATAAAAGCTCCGCTTGCAGGCCGATAAGGCTTGTGCGGCGTCGTCAGTCTGGAGCAGAACGGGGCAGGTTTAGGCTGACCGACACAAGCCGAGCACCGCACGCAACATCATGTGCATGACCCAGAGGGTCATCTCGAGTATATATGGCGTCAGGTACGGCCCTACTGGTCACTTGACCATCGAATTGATTTTAGATGAAGATCTGAAGATCAGACCAATTCCTGTGCATTCACTTCAGCTCTTGCCACACACTTCACTGCACCCGCCACCGCACATCACACACAACAACTCCAACATCGGAAGTAATCCTATACAGACAAGATCAAGATGGGTTCCCGTGTCCAGCAGGCTCAGCGCCTTCAGCGACTCACACTCGCACCCACAGCCAGAGCCCTGGCTCGCAATGTCCATCAGAGCTCCGCCCACAAAACTGCCATTCAAGGGCCATCTCACACAGTAACCCCCACACAGCTGCTGTCCACAAAGACCTACCGTCAGGGATCCGCACCAATATCTGTCCTCGCTCGCCTTCCCATCTCTTCGGTCGCCCGCTCCTACCTGATCACTGCCATGTCTTCTTCGCCACAGCTTCTTGGGCTGACATTCACTATACTGCGAAAGATGCTCGACTCGAAGAACTATCTCATGAACGTTGAGCGTAACCCTGTCATCAGAACGCTATTGAGGAGCACTTTCTACGCTCAGTTCTGCGCCGGAGACAAGACCTACGAAGTGAAGCCCAACCTTGCCGCAGCACGGTCAGTGCTCGGTTACGACGGCGTCATCATCGAATACGCGCTGGAGGTTCTTGGAGGAAGCGAGCCCACCGCTGCCGATACAGCTGCCGAAATTGAAGTCTGGCGCAAGGGCATGCTGAAGAGTGTTGAGATGGCTAGCGAGGGCGATTTTGTTGGTCTCAAGTAAGCAATCACCATTCACAGACCCGCATACTCGCACTAACTTGGTCCCAGATGGTCTGGTCTCGGTCGTCACGCACTTCACCTCCTCCAGAACCAGCAGGATGCCACACCTGAGATGTGGTCCGCCATCATCGAAGCCTGTGACGCTGCGGCCGCAAAGGGTGTCTGCCTGCTCCCCGGCGCTGAAGAGGAAACCACCAACATCGGCCTCGAGAAGTGGACCATTGCCCTGCAAAAGATGTACAACACCAAGGAGTACGGCCGCGCGCTCATCTACACAACATACCAATGCTACCTCCGCGACATTCCCAGCCGCATTGCCCAGCACCTCGAAAAGGCCGCCAAGGAGGACTACATCGCCGGTGT encodes:
- a CDS encoding proline dehydrogenase; protein product: MGSRVQQAQRLQRLTLAPTARALARNVHQSSAHKTAIQGPSHTVTPTQLLSTKTYRQGSAPISVLARLPISSVARSYLITAMSSSPQLLGLTFTILRKMLDSKNYLMNVERNPVIRTLLRSTFYAQFCAGDKTYEVKPNLAAARSVLGYDGVIIEYALEVLGGSEPTAADTAAEIEVWRKGMLKSVEMASEGDFVGLKWSGLGRHALHLLQNQQDATPEMWSAIIEACDAAAAKGVCLLPGAEEETTNIGLEKWTIALQKMYNTKEYGRALIYTTYQCYLRDIPSRIAQHLEKAAKEDYIAGVKLVRGAYLNSEAPGTCFDTKEGTDACYDACAATVLRRQWNSSIAPSTSSVPFPAVNIVLATHNLATIQAAKAIRASQMLVTKPENLPRLTYAQLQGMADEISQSLVQDPTMKADTEAKVVKLLAWGTMTECLNYLIRRAAENKESAMRTDDTRKAMGAELWRRMKCVFGLA